The stretch of DNA CTGGGAATTTCGTGGGGAGCGATAGGCTCGGCGTTTTTGGGACCGTTCGTTTGGGGTCTTCTCTGGAAACGGACCTCCAAACTGGCGGCGATCACATCATCGGTGGTCAGCCTGGCGCTCTGCGTCGGGCTGTATATTAGTGGGACCCCTCACCGCAGGCAGGGACGATCGGAATGCTCGCCTCCCTTATCTCTGCTCCGTTGATCAGCCTGGTTCTGCCCGACCGGCAGGCTGCGTCCGCGCAGAACCGATAGCGCGGTTCACTCCTCTGCTACTCTATACTATAATAGAGGAGCGGTCCAGAAAACCGGACTACTGTCAGTCCTTTTCTTCGGCGTAGCCGCTGAGCACCCGATTGACGTGGGAGCAAACATTGTCACACAACGAAAAGACCCTCGGATTGGCAATAGAATAGAGGACGAAAGACCCCTGTTTCGTCTTTTTGACCATACCGGCGCGGGCAAGGATCCCGAGGTGACGGGAGATATTCGGCTGGGTCCAGTCGAACAGCGCGACCAGATCCTGTACCGATTTTTCCCCGGACTTCAAGGCCCGCAGGAGTTTAAGCCGGGTCGGGTCGGACAATGCCTGGAAGCATCCGGCGACCAGTTCGAGCATTTGCTCGGGCATCTGCGAAAAATCTGTTGCTTTTTTTGTTGGCACATTTATATATAACTATATGTTTATCTGTTTGTCAAGAGCCGACAAAAAAAAAGTTGACCATAAAGGAAGAGGTATGAGAACAACCCTGTTACTTTCCGGATTGCTGCTCGCCGCGGCGCTCACCGGATGTAGTTCCAGCGAACAGACGGCGAATACCGCAACCGGAACCCCCAAGCCGGTCAGCGCGGTCAAAGCGGATCGTCTGACGACCGGCGCGCATGACGAGATCATGGGGACAGTCCGCGCCCGCAACACCGCCGACCTGAGCACCAAGGTTCAGGCGCGCATCGACCGGATCCCGGTAGTGATCGGCAGTCGGGTAAACAGAGGCGGCACACTGGCCGAACTGGATACCCGCGAATTCAAGGCCCGCGTTCAGCAGGCGCGCGCCGTGAAGGAGCAAGCCGATCTGGATCTGACCCGCTACACGTCGCTATTGGACAAAGATGCCGTCACCAAGCAGGAGTTTGACGCAGTCAAGGCGCGGGCATCGGTAGCAGAAGCGAATCTCGATGAAGCCGAAGCGCTCATGAGCTACGCGACAATCACCGCCCCCTTCTCCGGAGTCGTGACACGCAAGATGGTTGATGTCGGCGATTTGGCGATACCCGGCCAGCCGCTTTTCACTCTCGAGGAAGAATCAGCGCCGCAGTTTGTGGTCACCATTCCGGAATCACAGCGCACTAAGATCGCTATCGGCGATCAGGTGCAGGTAGAAATATCATCGCTGGACACCGCCATCACCGGCACGGTGAAGGAGCTCTCCCCCAGCGCAGACCCGGTGACCCGGTCGTTTATCGTGAAGATCGATCTTCCAGCCTCGATCGCGCGCCCCGGCCAATTCGGTCGGTTGCTTCTTTCTGTCGGAGGGGATGAGTCGATCTACATTCCCAGCGCGGCGCTGGTTCGTCTTAATGCGGAGAATGTCGCGGTGCTTAAGTTTG from bacterium encodes:
- a CDS encoding winged helix-turn-helix transcriptional regulator, producing the protein MPEQMLELVAGCFQALSDPTRLKLLRALKSGEKSVQDLVALFDWTQPNISRHLGILARAGMVKKTKQGSFVLYSIANPRVFSLCDNVCSHVNRVLSGYAEEKD
- a CDS encoding efflux RND transporter periplasmic adaptor subunit is translated as MRTTLLLSGLLLAAALTGCSSSEQTANTATGTPKPVSAVKADRLTTGAHDEIMGTVRARNTADLSTKVQARIDRIPVVIGSRVNRGGTLAELDTREFKARVQQARAVKEQADLDLTRYTSLLDKDAVTKQEFDAVKARASVAEANLDEAEALMSYATITAPFSGVVTRKMVDVGDLAIPGQPLFTLEEESAPQFVVTIPESQRTKIAIGDQVQVEISSLDTAITGTVKELSPSADPVTRSFIVKIDLPASIARPGQFGRLLLSVGGDESIYIPSAALVRLNAENVAVLKFVRTGRSLGDKIEILAGLESHDLVVTRGLTGLVDGDKVEVQP